A genomic stretch from Bosea sp. F3-2 includes:
- a CDS encoding helix-turn-helix transcriptional regulator has translation MAIRFNEIGERLKAYRLGRGLQAEDVAERLGISRAAVYRIEGGGVVKIETLERLATLLETTVASLLGAGVEYYSSPVSYFERMRQIEEQADQVVAHFPPLSYLLTSDSYSVSLRQTLVEALPSHIAREQATAEIDAIIAILDERKKARKRRRLSVVNFVNVLEIERWLKLGVVGRFNLPAAELARRRLAARVEVEHLIGLIESEPMGVQIGLIEETLPNITFQLFRTAEKTLLGLSPFRLGGELPNIRSGIAMLTADEEPVRLYEEIANDLWHRALKGSEAGAVLRAVLDRSGIMQPPTRKPSSELV, from the coding sequence ATGGCTATCCGGTTCAATGAAATCGGTGAGCGGCTGAAGGCCTACCGTTTGGGGCGGGGGCTTCAGGCTGAAGACGTGGCCGAACGCCTCGGCATTTCCCGGGCCGCGGTCTACCGGATCGAAGGCGGAGGCGTCGTCAAGATCGAAACCCTGGAGCGGCTGGCAACGCTGCTTGAAACGACCGTCGCCTCCCTGCTCGGGGCAGGGGTGGAGTATTATTCCAGCCCGGTCAGCTATTTCGAACGCATGCGCCAGATCGAGGAGCAGGCGGACCAGGTCGTCGCGCATTTCCCGCCGCTGTCGTACCTGCTGACCTCGGACAGCTACTCCGTCTCTCTGCGGCAGACCCTGGTAGAGGCGCTTCCGTCCCACATCGCACGCGAGCAGGCCACGGCAGAGATCGATGCGATCATCGCGATCCTCGATGAGCGCAAGAAAGCGCGCAAGCGCCGCCGATTGAGCGTCGTCAACTTCGTCAATGTCCTCGAGATCGAACGCTGGCTCAAGCTGGGCGTCGTCGGCCGCTTCAATCTGCCGGCAGCCGAGCTGGCCCGGCGCCGTCTGGCGGCACGCGTGGAGGTCGAACACCTGATCGGCCTGATCGAGAGCGAGCCGATGGGCGTGCAGATCGGCCTGATCGAGGAGACATTGCCGAACATCACCTTCCAGTTGTTCCGCACCGCGGAGAAGACGCTGCTGGGGCTCAGCCCATTCCGGTTAGGCGGCGAACTGCCGAATATCCGCTCCGGTATCGCCATGCTGACCGCGGACGAGGAGCCGGTGCGCCTCTACGAAGAGATCGCCAATGATCTCTGGCACCGCGCCCTCAAAGGCAGCGAGGCGGGAGCGGTCCTGCGCGCTGTTCTCGACCGTTCGGGAATCATGCAGCCGCCGACGCGAAAGCCGTCCTCGGAACTGGTCTGA
- a CDS encoding MBL fold metallo-hydrolase, with the protein MTLTVTILGCGSSGGVPRPGSGWGACDPSNPKNRRRRCSLLVTRSGPNGTTRVLVDTSPDLREQLLSAEVEALDGVLMTHDHADHTHGIDDLRALVLHMRQRIRVYADTTTQASLRSRFGYLFETPAGSYYPPILDLDQIAAGRSQTIDGAGGPIEALPFRVEHGPNYEALGFRFGSLAYLPDVSLIPPAAKEAMAGLDVLILDCLRETPHPSHFHLAQSLAAIAELKPRRAILTNLHVDLDYASLASRLADNIAVAFDGMTLTISG; encoded by the coding sequence ATGACGCTGACGGTCACGATCCTCGGCTGCGGTTCCTCGGGTGGCGTGCCACGGCCGGGCTCGGGCTGGGGCGCCTGCGACCCGAGCAATCCGAAGAACCGCCGGCGGCGCTGCTCGCTTCTGGTAACGCGATCCGGCCCCAACGGCACGACGCGGGTTCTGGTCGATACCTCTCCGGACCTGCGCGAGCAGCTTCTGTCCGCCGAGGTGGAGGCGCTCGACGGCGTGCTGATGACGCATGACCATGCCGACCACACCCACGGCATCGACGATCTGCGCGCGCTCGTCCTGCATATGCGCCAGCGCATCCGGGTCTATGCCGATACGACGACGCAAGCCTCGCTGCGCTCGCGCTTCGGCTATCTCTTCGAGACGCCGGCCGGCAGCTATTACCCGCCGATCCTCGATCTCGATCAGATCGCCGCGGGTCGCAGCCAGACCATCGACGGCGCTGGCGGGCCGATCGAGGCGCTGCCGTTCCGGGTCGAGCACGGGCCGAACTACGAGGCGCTCGGCTTCCGTTTCGGCTCCCTGGCCTATCTGCCGGATGTCAGCCTGATCCCGCCGGCGGCGAAGGAAGCCATGGCCGGCCTCGATGTCCTCATTCTCGACTGCCTGCGCGAGACACCGCATCCCAGCCATTTCCATCTGGCGCAATCGCTCGCCGCGATCGCCGAATTGAAACCACGGCGCGCGATCCTGACCAATCTCCATGTCGATCTGGATTATGCCAGCCTTGCCAGTCGCTTGGCGGACAATATCGCAGTGGCGTTTGACGGCATGACGCTGACCATTTCCGGATAA
- a CDS encoding TatD family hydrolase: MLIDTHCHLDFPDFAAELPAYIARAEAAGVGRMVTISTRVARFADYAAIAERFPSVWFSVGTHPHQAHEELDVTAERLAELSRHPRCVAIGEAGLDYHYDSSPRYAQAQGLRTHIAAARMTQLPLVIHAREADDDMIAILREETGKGAFPAILHCFTAGEALAMAGVELGFYVSFSGILTFKTSENLRRIARMVPRERLLVETDAPYLAPIPFRGKRNEPAYVVETAKVLADAIGVPFDEAARITTENARRCYWKMDHAAPVAQVA, from the coding sequence ATGCTGATCGACACGCATTGCCATCTCGACTTTCCGGACTTCGCCGCCGAGCTGCCGGCCTATATCGCGCGGGCCGAAGCGGCCGGCGTTGGTCGGATGGTCACGATCTCGACCCGTGTCGCGCGTTTCGCGGATTATGCCGCGATCGCCGAGCGCTTCCCCTCGGTCTGGTTCTCGGTCGGGACGCATCCGCATCAGGCGCATGAGGAACTCGACGTCACGGCCGAGCGGCTGGCGGAGCTGTCGCGCCATCCACGCTGCGTCGCGATCGGCGAGGCGGGACTCGACTATCATTACGATTCCAGCCCGCGCTACGCGCAGGCACAGGGGCTGCGCACCCACATCGCCGCCGCCCGGATGACGCAGCTGCCGCTCGTCATCCACGCGCGCGAGGCGGATGACGACATGATCGCGATCCTGCGGGAAGAAACCGGGAAGGGCGCCTTCCCCGCCATCCTGCACTGCTTCACCGCTGGCGAGGCACTCGCCATGGCGGGTGTCGAACTCGGCTTCTACGTCTCCTTCTCCGGCATCCTGACTTTCAAGACCTCGGAGAACCTGCGCCGCATCGCGCGGATGGTGCCGCGCGAGCGCCTGCTGGTCGAGACGGATGCGCCCTATCTCGCCCCCATCCCGTTCAGAGGAAAGCGCAACGAACCGGCCTATGTCGTTGAAACGGCAAAGGTTCTGGCGGATGCGATCGGCGTGCCCTTCGACGAGGCCGCGCGGATCACCACCGAGAACGCCCGGCGCTGCTACTGGAAGATGGACCACGCCGCGCCGGTCGCGCAGGTCGCCTGA
- the metG gene encoding methionine--tRNA ligase, whose product MATAPKFYLTTAIHYTNGPPHIGHAYEMVAADAIARFKRLDGFDVFAMTGTDEHGQKVQRTAAQNGLSAKEFVDKIAARFQEMEQRLGCSFDRFIRTTDPDHKVSTDELWRRMEANGDIYLAKYSGWYSVRDEAFYGEEETTLHPDGTRVGGQGTPVEWVEEESYFFRLAKYQDALLKLYDEVPDFISPETRRNEIVSFVKGGLEDLSISRTTFDWGLTVPGDPKHVMYVWVDALNNYLTGTGFPDPESPRAHYWPADVHIIGKDIVRFHTVYWPAFLMSAGLPLPKRVFGHGFLLNKGTKMSKSLGNVVDPFDLAATYGVDQLRYFFLREVSFGQDGNYSHEAIIGRINADLANDLGNLAQRSLSMIAKNCEGRVPPRGTLTQADEAMLAMADVALAKARTAMLDYALHNLLADIWAVVAEANRYFAGNEPWRLTKTDPARRDTVLYVTIEVIRQVAILVQPVMPVAAGKLLDLLGVSAEARSFAALGEAGRLISGSPLPAPSAVFPRYVEPEDGQAA is encoded by the coding sequence ATGGCAACCGCCCCGAAATTCTACCTGACGACCGCGATTCACTACACCAACGGGCCGCCGCATATCGGCCACGCCTATGAGATGGTGGCGGCGGACGCGATCGCGCGCTTCAAGCGGCTCGACGGCTTCGACGTCTTCGCCATGACCGGCACGGACGAGCACGGCCAGAAGGTTCAGCGCACGGCGGCCCAGAACGGCCTGTCGGCGAAGGAGTTCGTCGACAAGATCGCGGCGCGCTTCCAGGAGATGGAGCAGCGCCTCGGCTGCTCCTTCGATCGCTTCATCCGCACGACCGACCCCGACCACAAGGTCTCGACCGACGAGCTCTGGCGGCGGATGGAGGCCAATGGCGACATCTATCTCGCCAAATATTCCGGCTGGTATTCGGTGCGCGACGAGGCCTTCTACGGCGAGGAGGAGACCACCCTCCATCCCGACGGCACGCGCGTCGGAGGGCAGGGGACGCCGGTCGAGTGGGTCGAGGAGGAGAGCTATTTCTTCCGCCTTGCCAAGTATCAGGACGCGCTGCTGAAGCTCTACGACGAGGTTCCTGACTTCATCTCGCCGGAGACCCGCAGGAACGAGATCGTCTCCTTCGTGAAGGGCGGGCTCGAGGACCTCTCGATCAGCCGCACGACCTTCGACTGGGGCCTGACCGTGCCGGGCGATCCGAAGCACGTGATGTATGTCTGGGTCGACGCGCTCAACAACTACCTGACCGGCACGGGCTTCCCCGATCCGGAAAGCCCGCGCGCGCATTACTGGCCAGCCGATGTCCACATCATCGGTAAGGACATCGTGCGCTTCCATACAGTCTATTGGCCGGCCTTCCTGATGTCGGCGGGGCTGCCGCTGCCGAAGCGTGTCTTCGGCCATGGCTTCCTGCTGAACAAGGGCACCAAGATGTCGAAGTCGCTCGGCAACGTGGTCGATCCCTTCGACCTGGCCGCGACCTATGGCGTCGATCAGCTGCGCTATTTCTTCCTGCGCGAGGTCTCGTTCGGCCAGGACGGCAACTACAGTCACGAGGCCATCATCGGTCGCATCAATGCCGATCTCGCCAATGATCTCGGCAATCTGGCGCAGCGTTCGCTGTCGATGATCGCCAAGAACTGCGAGGGCAGGGTGCCGCCGCGCGGAACGCTGACGCAAGCCGACGAAGCCATGCTCGCCATGGCCGACGTCGCGCTCGCCAAGGCGCGTACCGCGATGCTCGACTATGCTTTGCATAACCTGCTGGCCGATATCTGGGCGGTCGTCGCGGAGGCGAACCGCTACTTCGCCGGCAACGAGCCCTGGCGCCTGACCAAGACCGATCCGGCGCGCCGCGACACCGTGCTCTACGTCACGATCGAGGTGATCCGGCAGGTCGCGATCCTGGTGCAGCCGGTGATGCCGGTGGCGGCGGGCAAGCTGCTCGATCTGCTCGGCGTGTCCGCAGAGGCGCGTAGCTTCGCGGCGCTCGGCGAGGCCGGCCGTCTCATCAGCGGTTCGCCGCTGCCGGCGCCAAGCGCGGTTTTCCCGCGCTATGTCGAACCCGAGGATGGTCAGGCGGCGTGA
- a CDS encoding DNA polymerase III subunit delta', whose amino-acid sequence MRETSDEPDRLPIAPHPRETLSLIGHEAQERAFLDAITSGRMHHAWLLGGPEGIGKASFAYRAARFMLAAGNPRTRAAQKTDLAMPESDPASRRIMAQSHPDLHVLRRLPKPDGKSYTSNIPVDAVRRVIDRFGASAAEGGWRVCIVDSAEDMERSAANALLKLLEEPPPQALFLIVAHAPGRMLPTIRSRCRLLTFAPLDEPGVVEAGRLALERMDAPFDGSALRRAASLAEGSVRRALTYVDPETLALVEAVRARLDALPHVDTSALLALAEDVAGKAGERDFAVMIETVQGWISDHLHAHAAAQPARLAPLAEVWEKLGQQAREVETYNLDRRPLVMTMFHDLSAAVSRSRAA is encoded by the coding sequence ATGCGAGAGACCAGCGACGAACCCGACCGGCTACCGATCGCGCCCCATCCGCGCGAGACGCTGAGCCTGATCGGCCACGAGGCGCAGGAACGAGCTTTCCTCGACGCCATCACATCGGGCCGGATGCATCACGCCTGGCTGCTCGGTGGACCGGAAGGCATCGGCAAGGCGAGCTTCGCCTATCGCGCGGCGCGCTTCATGCTCGCGGCCGGCAATCCGCGGACGCGAGCGGCGCAGAAAACCGATCTCGCCATGCCCGAAAGCGACCCCGCCTCGCGGCGCATCATGGCGCAGTCGCATCCTGATCTGCACGTGCTGCGGCGGCTGCCGAAGCCGGACGGCAAGAGCTACACCAGCAATATCCCGGTCGACGCGGTCAGGCGGGTGATCGACCGCTTCGGCGCGAGCGCCGCCGAGGGTGGCTGGCGCGTCTGCATCGTCGATTCAGCCGAGGATATGGAGCGCTCCGCCGCCAACGCGCTGCTGAAACTGCTGGAGGAGCCGCCGCCGCAGGCCCTGTTCCTGATCGTCGCCCATGCTCCGGGCCGGATGCTGCCGACGATCCGCTCGCGCTGTCGTCTTCTGACCTTTGCCCCGCTCGATGAGCCCGGCGTGGTCGAGGCTGGCCGTCTGGCGCTGGAGCGCATGGACGCGCCGTTCGACGGTTCGGCCTTGCGCCGCGCCGCGAGCCTCGCCGAAGGCTCGGTGCGGCGGGCGCTGACCTATGTCGATCCCGAGACGCTCGCTCTGGTCGAAGCGGTGAGGGCGCGGCTCGACGCATTGCCGCATGTCGACACCTCGGCACTGCTGGCGCTGGCCGAGGATGTCGCCGGCAAGGCCGGCGAGCGCGATTTCGCGGTAATGATCGAGACGGTGCAGGGCTGGATCTCCGACCATCTCCACGCGCATGCTGCAGCGCAACCGGCGCGCCTTGCACCGCTTGCGGAGGTATGGGAAAAGCTGGGACAGCAGGCGCGAGAAGTCGAGACCTACAATCTCGACCGTCGACCGCTGGTGATGACGATGTTTCATGATCTGTCGGCTGCGGTTTCCCGCTCGCGCGCAGCGTGA
- the tmk gene encoding dTMP kinase, translating to MGKGRFITLEGGEGAGKSTLARALVARLGEAGFTARTTREPGGSPKAEAIREMILAGQAKDYGAFAEALMFSAARIDHIDSLIRPALDGGEWVICDRFIDSTRVYQGVLGKIDPALVAELEAVTIAGLMPDLTLILDLDPEIGLARAAKRRRPGEAVDRFEGETLAFHRNLRQAYRDIAAREPRRCVVLDATLPPGELAEAAWKAVSERLQIRPEA from the coding sequence ATGGGCAAGGGACGTTTCATCACCCTCGAAGGCGGGGAGGGCGCCGGCAAGTCGACGCTGGCGCGCGCGCTGGTGGCGCGGCTCGGCGAGGCCGGCTTCACGGCCCGCACGACGCGCGAGCCCGGCGGCTCGCCCAAGGCCGAGGCCATTCGCGAGATGATCCTGGCCGGGCAGGCCAAGGATTATGGCGCCTTCGCGGAGGCCCTGATGTTCTCGGCCGCTCGGATCGACCATATCGACAGCCTGATCCGCCCCGCGCTCGATGGGGGCGAATGGGTGATCTGCGATCGCTTCATCGATTCCACGCGGGTCTATCAGGGCGTGCTGGGCAAGATCGATCCGGCTCTGGTGGCAGAGCTCGAAGCCGTCACCATCGCCGGGCTGATGCCGGATCTCACTCTGATTCTCGATCTCGATCCCGAAATCGGCCTCGCCCGTGCCGCAAAACGTCGCCGACCCGGGGAGGCGGTCGATCGCTTCGAGGGCGAAACGCTGGCCTTCCACCGTAATCTGCGCCAAGCCTATCGCGACATTGCCGCCCGGGAGCCGCGGCGCTGCGTCGTGCTCGATGCGACGCTGCCGCCCGGAGAACTCGCCGAAGCGGCGTGGAAGGCGGTGAGCGAGCGCCTGCAGATCAGACCGGAAGCCTGA
- a CDS encoding D-alanyl-D-alanine carboxypeptidase family protein translates to MSAFCRPSLNAAALPPVRRLVVGLFVLLSVLGVAAAAHAQSFQSQATFAVLLDSDTGAVLYEKSADELMVPASMAKLATVLVAFQDISAGRLSLDSEIGISENAWRKGGAPSGGSAMFAIVNSRIKLSDILQGIIVQSGNDASIALAEAIAGDEATFGRIMTERIRGLGLTKSVFRNATGMADPQQRVTARELALLADHIIKTYPELYKIFGQREFTWNKIRQQNRNPLLTMDIGADGLKTGNIDESGYGLVGSAVQNGQRLVVVVNGLKTARDRASEARKLLEWGFRAFERRQLFANGETVGEASVYGGEKGRVALRSKGAVSLLLPRGSTERLAARIVYRGPLAVPVQEGAEVARLIVTRGDIKTLDVPLYAAETVQAGPLHSRALDALFEATTGWVRKALGRS, encoded by the coding sequence ATGAGCGCCTTTTGTCGTCCGAGCCTGAATGCCGCGGCCTTGCCGCCGGTCCGGCGGCTGGTCGTTGGCCTGTTTGTGCTCCTCAGCGTGCTGGGGGTTGCCGCTGCGGCCCACGCGCAGAGCTTTCAGTCGCAGGCGACTTTTGCTGTCTTGCTCGATTCGGATACCGGCGCCGTTCTTTACGAGAAATCGGCCGACGAGCTGATGGTACCGGCCAGCATGGCCAAGCTGGCGACTGTGCTGGTCGCCTTTCAGGATATCAGCGCCGGCCGCTTGTCGCTCGACAGCGAGATCGGCATCTCCGAGAACGCCTGGCGCAAGGGTGGCGCGCCCTCGGGCGGTTCGGCGATGTTCGCCATCGTCAACAGCCGCATCAAGCTCTCCGACATTTTGCAGGGCATCATCGTTCAGTCAGGCAATGACGCTTCGATCGCCCTCGCCGAGGCGATCGCCGGGGATGAAGCGACATTCGGCCGAATCATGACCGAGCGGATCAGGGGGCTGGGCCTGACAAAGTCGGTGTTTCGGAATGCGACCGGGATGGCTGACCCGCAACAGCGGGTGACGGCGCGCGAGCTTGCCTTGCTCGCCGACCACATCATCAAGACCTATCCGGAACTCTACAAGATCTTCGGCCAGCGGGAATTCACCTGGAACAAGATCAGGCAGCAGAATCGCAACCCGCTGCTGACGATGGATATCGGCGCCGACGGGCTGAAGACCGGGAATATCGATGAATCCGGCTATGGCCTCGTCGGCTCCGCGGTCCAGAACGGCCAGCGCCTGGTCGTCGTCGTCAACGGCCTCAAGACGGCCCGGGACCGGGCGAGCGAGGCTCGCAAGCTGCTGGAATGGGGCTTTCGCGCTTTCGAGCGGCGCCAGCTCTTCGCCAATGGCGAGACCGTCGGCGAGGCGAGCGTCTATGGCGGCGAGAAGGGGCGCGTCGCGCTGCGCAGCAAGGGCGCCGTCAGCCTGCTCCTGCCCCGGGGCAGCACCGAGCGCCTGGCCGCGCGCATCGTCTATCGGGGCCCGCTGGCGGTTCCGGTGCAGGAGGGGGCGGAAGTTGCCCGTCTCATCGTGACGCGCGGCGATATCAAGACTCTGGACGTGCCCCTCTACGCGGCCGAAACCGTGCAGGCCGGCCCGCTGCACAGCCGCGCGCTCGATGCGCTGTTCGAGGCGACGACCGGCTGGGTCCGCAAGGCGCTGGGCCGGAGCTGA
- a CDS encoding septal ring lytic transglycosylase RlpA family protein — MMRDASFSAQELSSSATGSPPASSSASSIARLGCVVLAGLFVANCAGNQTAGRRSKEIGAFPQSKYGPASPRVVAEGEEVPKGGGRQLVGKAYSVAGKRYVPYEKPMGYTAVGMASWYGEAFHGRRTANGEVYDRNSVSAAHPTMPLPAYARVTNLLNNRSIIVRVNDRGPYHGNRLMDVSQKTADALAFRHLGTARIKMEYLGQASLAGSDDNLLLATLRTDGSQAPIPGTSARTMIASAESVATTRTRSADIDAPAPAVEPEPVVSQPVAQAYAPPVTRTISPSSPIMATLASTGPAAPEATPVRAAPLPPSRPFDLDTIANAGKPIAVPATPRSTLPPPRGSSASLLNAPEKGLAKSQSVNRLAFQAVLPPTRN, encoded by the coding sequence ATGATGCGAGACGCCAGCTTTTCGGCCCAGGAGCTCTCCTCCAGCGCGACCGGATCGCCTCCAGCGTCTTCTTCCGCCTCGTCCATCGCGCGCCTCGGCTGCGTCGTTCTGGCCGGTCTGTTCGTCGCCAACTGCGCGGGCAACCAGACCGCCGGCCGCCGCTCCAAGGAAATCGGCGCCTTCCCGCAGTCGAAATACGGCCCCGCCAGCCCGCGCGTCGTCGCGGAAGGCGAGGAGGTGCCGAAGGGAGGCGGTCGCCAGCTCGTCGGCAAGGCCTATTCGGTAGCCGGCAAACGCTACGTGCCCTACGAAAAGCCGATGGGCTACACGGCCGTCGGCATGGCGTCCTGGTATGGCGAGGCCTTCCACGGCCGGCGGACGGCCAATGGCGAGGTCTATGACCGCAACAGCGTCTCGGCCGCGCACCCCACCATGCCACTGCCGGCCTATGCGCGTGTCACCAACCTTTTGAACAACCGCTCGATCATCGTGCGCGTCAACGACCGCGGCCCCTATCACGGCAACCGCCTGATGGACGTGTCGCAGAAAACCGCCGATGCGCTCGCTTTCCGCCACCTCGGCACGGCCCGCATCAAGATGGAGTATCTCGGCCAGGCTTCGCTTGCCGGGTCCGACGACAATCTCCTGCTCGCCACGCTCCGCACCGACGGCAGCCAGGCCCCGATCCCGGGCACCAGCGCACGGACGATGATCGCCAGCGCCGAGTCGGTCGCCACAACGCGCACGCGCAGCGCCGATATCGACGCTCCCGCCCCGGCGGTCGAGCCGGAGCCCGTGGTCAGCCAGCCTGTCGCCCAGGCCTACGCTCCCCCGGTGACGCGCACGATCTCGCCCTCGTCGCCCATCATGGCGACACTTGCCTCGACCGGTCCCGCGGCTCCTGAAGCCACGCCGGTCCGTGCCGCCCCGCTGCCGCCGAGCCGGCCTTTCGATCTCGATACCATCGCCAACGCCGGAAAGCCCATTGCGGTTCCGGCGACGCCGCGCTCGACCTTGCCGCCGCCGCGCGGAAGTTCCGCGAGCCTGCTGAACGCGCCCGAGAAGGGGCTCGCCAAGAGCCAGTCGGTCAACAGGCTTGCTTTCCAGGCCGTGCTGCCGCCAACACGCAACTGA
- the ltaE gene encoding low-specificity L-threonine aldolase: MLVDDFRSDTVTRPDQGMRAAMAAAEVGDAVYDDCPTTKRLEAMAAERLGKEAALFFPTGTQANLAGLMAHCGRGDEYLVGQMAHTYRLEGGGAAVLGSIQPQPLPNEPDGTIALEAIANAIKPSDFHFAVTRLLALENTFNGLVLPDAYLQAATQLARSRGLATHLDGARLMNAASASGRDAAWIAAQFDTVSMCLSKGLGAPVGSVLVGPKEFIEKARRIRKMLGGGMRQTGVLAAAAIYALEHNVTRLSEDHQRAADLAKVLARFPELGAGPPRTNMVFMTPKELDTSAFATFLRSRGIGVSGRYGTLRWVTHLDVGGESVERVAEACEAFFDKQKSPAELKAHA, encoded by the coding sequence ATGCTGGTGGATGACTTCCGTTCGGATACAGTCACGCGTCCTGACCAGGGCATGCGTGCTGCCATGGCAGCGGCTGAGGTTGGCGACGCAGTCTACGACGACTGCCCGACCACCAAGCGCCTGGAAGCCATGGCCGCCGAGCGGCTGGGAAAGGAAGCCGCCCTCTTCTTTCCCACCGGCACGCAAGCAAACCTGGCCGGGCTGATGGCCCATTGCGGCCGCGGCGACGAATACCTCGTCGGCCAGATGGCTCACACCTATCGGCTGGAGGGTGGCGGCGCGGCAGTCTTGGGCTCGATCCAGCCGCAGCCCTTGCCCAATGAGCCGGATGGGACGATCGCGCTGGAAGCCATTGCGAACGCGATCAAGCCGAGCGACTTCCACTTCGCGGTCACGCGGTTGCTCGCGCTGGAAAACACGTTCAACGGACTGGTTCTGCCTGACGCATATCTCCAGGCTGCCACTCAGCTCGCCCGCTCTCGCGGGCTTGCAACGCATCTGGACGGTGCCCGGTTGATGAACGCGGCATCGGCGAGCGGCCGGGATGCGGCCTGGATTGCGGCGCAGTTCGACACCGTTTCCATGTGCCTCTCCAAGGGGCTGGGAGCGCCGGTCGGGTCCGTCCTCGTCGGCCCGAAGGAGTTCATTGAGAAGGCTCGCCGCATCAGGAAAATGCTGGGCGGTGGCATGCGCCAGACCGGCGTGCTCGCCGCGGCTGCCATCTACGCATTGGAGCACAACGTCACGCGACTCAGCGAAGATCATCAGCGCGCCGCAGATCTCGCGAAGGTGCTGGCGCGTTTTCCCGAGCTCGGCGCGGGACCGCCCCGCACGAACATGGTGTTCATGACGCCCAAGGAGCTCGATACCAGCGCCTTCGCCACGTTTCTGCGCAGCCGCGGTATCGGTGTCAGCGGGCGATACGGGACGCTGCGCTGGGTTACCCATCTGGACGTAGGAGGCGAATCCGTAGAGCGCGTTGCTGAGGCCTGCGAGGCCTTCTTTGATAAGCAGAAGTCGCCCGCCGAATTGAAGGCGCATGCCTGA
- the cax gene encoding calcium/proton exchanger — MLNWLLIFTPIAIALEHLTPERHLLIFLACSLAILPLSAWMGRATEQLAERLGEGVGGLLNATFGNAAELIIAFAALRAGLHDVVKASIVGSIVGNMLLVLGAAMLAGGLRYPEQHYSHAGARSQATMLTLAAIALSLPAAYQIAPGTGAVGGIGPLSVAISVLLLLVYLLFLLFTLVTHPALFAGSYAPEEGVPHAAPVSMGRSVLVLVGTTAAIAWVSEILVGAIEPTAHAFGLSNAFIGVFVVAVLGNAAEHATAITVALKNRMDLSLSIAIGSSVQVALFVAPVLVLLSLVVGPRPMDLAFQGGLVLTVFLAVLITGQVAGDGRSDWLKGVQLLTVYVVLGLTFFFLPAGP; from the coding sequence ATGTTGAATTGGCTGCTGATTTTTACTCCAATCGCTATTGCCCTGGAGCACCTCACTCCGGAGCGCCATCTCCTTATCTTTCTTGCTTGCTCACTGGCCATCTTGCCTCTCTCCGCCTGGATGGGACGCGCCACCGAGCAATTGGCCGAACGCCTGGGCGAAGGAGTTGGGGGGCTGTTGAATGCGACTTTCGGCAATGCTGCCGAACTCATCATTGCGTTCGCCGCTCTGCGCGCCGGTCTCCATGATGTGGTGAAGGCCTCGATCGTCGGCTCCATCGTCGGAAACATGCTGCTCGTACTCGGCGCCGCCATGCTGGCCGGCGGGCTGCGCTATCCTGAGCAGCATTACAGCCATGCGGGCGCACGCTCCCAGGCGACGATGCTCACCCTTGCCGCGATCGCCTTGTCCCTCCCAGCCGCCTACCAAATCGCGCCGGGGACCGGCGCGGTTGGCGGCATAGGCCCGCTGAGCGTTGCGATTTCCGTGCTGCTCCTGCTCGTCTACCTGCTCTTCCTCCTGTTTACGCTGGTGACCCATCCCGCACTCTTTGCGGGTTCCTACGCGCCGGAGGAAGGAGTGCCGCACGCCGCACCGGTGTCGATGGGGCGGTCCGTCTTGGTGCTTGTCGGAACCACTGCAGCGATCGCCTGGGTCAGCGAGATCCTTGTCGGTGCGATCGAGCCGACGGCCCATGCATTTGGCCTCAGCAACGCTTTCATCGGCGTCTTTGTCGTCGCAGTGCTGGGCAATGCCGCCGAGCATGCAACGGCAATTACCGTGGCGCTCAAGAACCGCATGGACCTTTCGCTCTCGATCGCCATCGGATCGAGCGTGCAGGTCGCGCTGTTCGTGGCGCCGGTGTTGGTGCTCTTAAGCCTCGTCGTCGGTCCCCGGCCAATGGATCTGGCGTTTCAAGGGGGGCTCGTCCTGACCGTGTTTCTCGCCGTGCTCATCACCGGCCAGGTCGCGGGCGATGGACGATCCGATTGGCTGAAGGGGGTTCAGTTGCTCACGGTTTATGTCGTGCTTGGCCTGACCTTCTTTTTCCTGCCGGCCGGGCCATGA